In the genome of Cellvibrio sp. KY-YJ-3, one region contains:
- a CDS encoding TonB-dependent siderophore receptor → MKHFRLTPLIAALITLPAVSATEELIITGSYNPVTNEQLSSSVSVLNQEQLLQLSNHSLIDALRQIPSLWVEEQGGPGGVTSINLRGSEANHTLVLLDGVQLNDPTNTRGGAFDLKGINIESIERIEIIRGAQSAIYGSDALAGVIHIITQTPGKKSTTLNASIGEDDYASTGVAASGAIGQVGYAFNIQTTDAGEPVAGSTAKNKEFSGRLNWQQENHALNFSYRYFDGERTSFPEQSGGPEYAQQPDLDSGEYTDKSAALSWTMQVNNFWQSKTTASWYQRDENQTSPGILPYNAVPPNGAVIDFERTQFSWINTLGDQQKVWANIGVETKREDGISEGYLFAPDVFPLDFALDREINSAFINVNAYVVNDWLVQASLRRDDADSAAANDSGHIGTRYKINDDISWFANWGQGFKLPSFFALGHPFVGNANLVEETVTTSDTGFEYTRDLISARLSVFHHKYKNLIDYDGENNTNVNRPPVKTQGVEAELNWQLLQNLHWRVHGSYADIDMPSSETHLLGRPQSTYGSAFYYSLNNAWSFNVNYLRVDERFAVSRYTGAGVEETLDAYNRIDANIRWNINPNTQLGLTLENLADETYYTDIGFPTAGRLAKLNLRLSF, encoded by the coding sequence ATGAAACACTTCCGTTTGACGCCGCTAATTGCAGCACTAATTACCCTGCCCGCAGTATCCGCCACCGAAGAATTAATCATTACCGGCAGTTACAACCCGGTCACCAACGAACAACTTTCTTCGTCCGTCTCGGTGTTAAATCAAGAACAACTGCTGCAACTAAGCAATCACAGTTTGATTGATGCCCTGCGTCAAATCCCCAGCTTATGGGTGGAAGAACAAGGTGGCCCCGGCGGTGTTACCTCGATTAATTTGCGCGGTTCCGAAGCCAATCACACGCTGGTATTGCTCGACGGTGTGCAATTAAATGACCCCACCAATACCCGTGGCGGCGCCTTCGATTTGAAAGGTATTAACATCGAATCCATCGAGCGCATTGAAATTATTCGCGGCGCACAATCTGCCATTTACGGCTCCGATGCACTCGCCGGTGTAATTCATATCATCACCCAAACCCCGGGCAAAAAATCCACCACTCTCAATGCAAGTATCGGTGAAGATGACTACGCCAGTACCGGCGTTGCGGCAAGCGGCGCAATCGGCCAAGTGGGTTACGCATTCAATATTCAAACGACCGACGCCGGTGAACCGGTTGCCGGTAGCACTGCTAAAAATAAAGAATTTTCTGGCCGGTTAAATTGGCAGCAAGAAAATCACGCCCTGAACTTTAGTTATCGTTATTTTGATGGCGAGCGCACCAGTTTCCCCGAACAAAGTGGCGGCCCGGAATACGCACAGCAACCCGATTTGGACAGCGGCGAATATACCGATAAAAGTGCAGCGCTCAGCTGGACTATGCAGGTTAATAATTTCTGGCAAAGTAAAACCACTGCAAGCTGGTATCAGCGCGACGAAAACCAAACCTCGCCCGGCATATTGCCCTATAACGCTGTACCACCCAACGGCGCCGTTATCGATTTTGAGCGCACCCAATTTAGCTGGATCAATACCCTCGGCGATCAACAAAAAGTCTGGGCGAATATTGGCGTAGAAACCAAACGCGAAGACGGCATCAGCGAAGGTTATTTATTCGCGCCAGATGTATTCCCGTTAGATTTTGCATTGGATCGCGAAATCAACAGCGCATTTATTAATGTGAATGCTTATGTAGTTAATGACTGGTTAGTGCAAGCCAGCCTGCGCCGCGACGACGCCGATAGCGCTGCCGCCAACGACTCAGGTCATATAGGCACACGCTATAAAATAAATGACGACATTTCCTGGTTTGCCAATTGGGGACAGGGCTTTAAATTGCCCAGCTTTTTTGCACTCGGCCACCCGTTTGTTGGCAATGCAAATTTAGTGGAAGAAACCGTCACCACCAGCGATACCGGTTTTGAATACACTCGCGATTTAATCAGTGCGCGTTTGAGTGTGTTTCACCACAAATACAAAAACCTGATCGACTACGACGGTGAAAACAACACTAACGTCAATCGTCCACCGGTAAAAACCCAAGGCGTGGAAGCGGAACTTAATTGGCAATTGCTGCAAAACCTGCACTGGCGCGTTCACGGCAGCTACGCCGACATCGACATGCCCAGCTCGGAAACTCACCTCTTAGGCCGCCCACAATCCACCTACGGCAGCGCGTTTTATTATTCACTGAATAATGCCTGGTCATTCAACGTAAATTATTTACGCGTAGACGAACGTTTCGCGGTAAGCCGCTACACCGGAGCCGGCGTAGAAGAAACTCTGGACGCGTACAACCGTATAGACGCTAACATCCGCTGGAACATTAATCCCAATACCCAGCTTGGTTTGACGCTGGAAAACCTCGCGGATGAAACCTACTACACCGACATAGGTTTCCCCACCGCTGGCCGCTTGGCGAAATTGAATTTGCGCTTGAGTTTTTAA
- a CDS encoding c-type cytochrome, which produces MSLLKKTALLGSLIACSLPLYAQSPADFFKENKAWVTTTKASAVGNKLQLAPTSKDGSILALSASNGEHLVAHEWLGDSVLDMEFLVTEGSDAKLFIQGRYAVDLKNVTNEWQHLRAKFRAPRYNEASIKTEPALILEVTINGDPVLTNDIRTGLSEGSSIPWEGTGGPTSLLVKKGQMALRNFTLAGADFSLVILPKNSGEATNEKELVDFVALGKETFGAVGCNACHLVSADDSGVSTGPNLYGLFKREPRNREVVEGGEGHRFTVKADRQYLHRSLREPEAQLAIAESGAKKGEAYLPIMPAFSAQVLSDVQIDAIGDYLATLNIPAEQGPAIKLLAQTGAEEYDPVKDRLQFLVGDEVRIQRGPMVLSDGFGSSGRAIHVGTPWGVNYTFDPRLLAVTKIWQGGFLDMSGEFLNRGGKGLKMGFESREINLGSKTFLIAPLNAKGDVIDFSFKEAQFGDAATVKASLESKEDHLPRVAAMDAQFLGYFRDSKQKQQLPSFKYRVGKNTLEIQTNIAADGTVTVNLTGELASPQTFALNGDALQNISSKQGKIANQQWTLPAGKTKASLSAKMTLANNPWRPEVVKFDHYKQPVKITESKANMPAGYKVESYYPPKDNFGREQLFEALGLSLTEDNTVVIATRTAGIWRMVKGQWQLFAEGTFDSLGVIAEDKKGLTVVVGQKAELTRISDTNGDGVADKFETLFDAHSYHGNYHTYMHGPARGKDGAYYISLNLAHNEAGSSYKAGGQYMGTEGGLGGWNIRVEPNGKFTPWAYGLRSPAGLGTSPDGRLWYSDNQGEYMSTSKIFVIEKDAYYGHPSALVDLPGVTPEMAEKTRDSMLEKRADAIILLPHNRVANSPGHPAWDTTKGKFGAFAGQMLMGDQTQSNLLRIAVQTVDGKEQGSVMPFIDGLESGVMRPLFLKDGSLLLGQTGRGWQAKGGHVASLQRIVWDGKTVAPAITEMLATATGFSLQLTQPLAAQITAEQLQSLLALESWVYRDAADYGSDELGMQKETIKALRISADRKSIEIDLGSLVQAKVHPQQTARVYHANLNSKTLFAKDAPEKMEAYYTLYKFPAAKQ; this is translated from the coding sequence ATGTCTTTACTTAAAAAAACAGCACTGCTGGGCTCGCTGATTGCCTGCAGCCTGCCGCTCTACGCACAAAGCCCCGCCGATTTTTTCAAGGAAAACAAAGCGTGGGTCACCACCACCAAAGCCAGCGCTGTGGGCAACAAATTGCAACTGGCCCCCACCAGTAAAGATGGCTCTATCCTCGCATTGAGCGCTAGCAATGGCGAGCACTTGGTCGCCCACGAATGGCTGGGGGATTCCGTATTGGATATGGAATTTTTGGTCACCGAAGGCAGCGACGCCAAACTGTTTATCCAAGGCCGCTACGCGGTAGATTTAAAAAACGTCACCAACGAATGGCAGCACCTGCGCGCCAAATTCCGCGCACCACGCTACAACGAAGCCAGCATCAAAACCGAACCGGCACTGATTTTGGAAGTCACGATTAACGGCGATCCAGTGCTGACCAACGATATTCGCACCGGCCTGAGCGAAGGCTCCAGCATTCCGTGGGAAGGTACGGGCGGCCCCACCAGCTTGCTGGTCAAAAAAGGTCAAATGGCACTGCGCAATTTCACTCTAGCCGGCGCCGATTTCTCGCTGGTAATCCTGCCTAAAAACTCCGGTGAAGCTACCAACGAAAAAGAACTGGTGGATTTTGTGGCCTTGGGTAAAGAAACCTTTGGCGCTGTAGGCTGTAACGCCTGTCACTTGGTTTCCGCAGATGACAGCGGTGTCAGCACCGGACCTAACCTCTATGGCTTGTTTAAACGCGAGCCACGCAACCGCGAAGTGGTTGAGGGCGGCGAAGGTCATCGCTTTACGGTAAAAGCTGATCGCCAATACCTGCACCGCAGCCTGCGTGAACCCGAAGCCCAGTTAGCAATTGCCGAGAGCGGCGCCAAAAAAGGCGAAGCTTACTTGCCAATCATGCCCGCGTTTTCGGCGCAGGTTTTAAGCGATGTGCAAATCGATGCGATTGGCGATTACCTCGCCACGCTGAACATTCCAGCCGAACAAGGCCCGGCGATTAAATTACTCGCGCAAACCGGCGCGGAAGAATACGACCCGGTAAAAGATCGCCTGCAATTTTTAGTAGGTGATGAAGTGCGCATCCAACGAGGCCCAATGGTGCTGAGCGATGGCTTTGGCAGCTCGGGCCGCGCCATCCATGTAGGCACCCCCTGGGGCGTGAACTACACCTTTGATCCACGCCTGCTAGCCGTTACCAAAATTTGGCAAGGTGGCTTCTTGGATATGAGCGGCGAGTTTTTGAATCGCGGCGGCAAGGGTTTAAAAATGGGCTTTGAAAGCCGCGAAATTAATCTCGGCAGCAAAACCTTTTTAATCGCACCACTCAATGCCAAAGGCGATGTAATTGATTTCTCTTTTAAAGAGGCCCAGTTTGGCGATGCCGCCACGGTGAAAGCTTCACTGGAAAGCAAAGAGGATCACCTGCCCCGTGTAGCCGCGATGGACGCCCAGTTCCTGGGTTACTTCCGCGATTCCAAACAGAAGCAGCAACTGCCCAGCTTCAAGTATCGCGTAGGCAAAAACACGCTGGAGATTCAAACCAACATCGCTGCCGATGGCACAGTGACAGTCAACCTCACCGGTGAATTGGCCAGCCCACAAACCTTCGCACTGAATGGCGATGCGCTGCAAAACATCAGCAGCAAACAAGGGAAAATTGCCAACCAGCAATGGACCTTACCCGCCGGTAAAACCAAGGCCAGCCTGAGCGCCAAAATGACTTTGGCAAACAACCCCTGGCGCCCGGAAGTGGTGAAGTTTGATCACTATAAACAACCGGTAAAAATCACCGAATCCAAAGCCAATATGCCTGCGGGTTACAAAGTGGAAAGCTACTATCCGCCCAAAGATAATTTTGGTCGCGAGCAATTGTTTGAAGCCCTGGGTTTAAGCCTGACCGAAGACAACACAGTAGTAATCGCCACCCGCACCGCCGGCATTTGGCGCATGGTGAAAGGCCAGTGGCAATTGTTTGCGGAAGGCACTTTTGACAGTCTGGGCGTGATCGCCGAAGACAAAAAAGGCCTGACGGTTGTGGTTGGCCAGAAAGCCGAATTGACACGTATCAGCGATACCAACGGCGACGGCGTGGCAGATAAATTTGAAACCCTGTTTGATGCCCACTCCTACCACGGCAACTACCACACCTATATGCACGGCCCAGCGCGCGGTAAAGACGGCGCTTACTACATCAGCCTCAACCTCGCCCACAACGAAGCTGGCTCCAGCTACAAGGCCGGCGGCCAATACATGGGCACCGAAGGCGGCTTGGGCGGCTGGAATATTCGCGTCGAACCCAATGGCAAATTCACGCCATGGGCTTACGGTTTGCGCAGCCCCGCTGGCTTGGGCACTTCACCGGATGGCCGCCTCTGGTATTCAGATAACCAGGGCGAATACATGAGTACCTCCAAGATCTTTGTGATCGAAAAAGATGCCTACTACGGCCACCCATCGGCCTTGGTTGACCTGCCCGGCGTAACACCGGAAATGGCGGAAAAAACCCGTGACAGCATGCTGGAGAAACGTGCCGATGCGATTATTTTGTTGCCACATAACCGCGTCGCCAACTCACCCGGCCACCCGGCGTGGGACACCACCAAAGGCAAGTTCGGTGCTTTTGCCGGGCAGATGTTGATGGGCGATCAAACCCAATCCAATCTGCTGCGCATTGCGGTGCAAACCGTGGATGGCAAAGAGCAAGGCAGCGTGATGCCATTTATTGATGGTTTGGAATCCGGCGTAATGCGCCCACTGTTCCTGAAAGATGGCAGCCTGTTACTCGGCCAAACCGGTCGCGGCTGGCAGGCGAAAGGTGGTCATGTCGCAAGCCTCCAACGCATAGTGTGGGATGGCAAAACTGTCGCACCGGCGATTACTGAAATGCTGGCAACAGCGACCGGTTTTAGTTTGCAATTAACCCAACCACTGGCCGCGCAAATCACCGCAGAGCAGTTGCAATCGCTGCTGGCATTGGAGTCTTGGGTGTATCGCGATGCGGCGGATTACGGTTCGGATGAGCTGGGTATGCAGAAAGAAACCATCAAAGCCCTGCGCATCAGCGCCGACCGCAAAAGTATCGAGATTGATTTAGGTTCGCTCGTGCAAGCCAAGGTTCACCCACAGCAAACCGCGCGGGTGTATCATGCCAACCTCAACAGCAAAACACTGTTTGCGAAAGATGCACCGGAAAAAATGGAGGCTTATTACACACTCTATAAATTTCCCGCTGCGAAGCAATAG
- a CDS encoding DUF1080 domain-containing protein codes for MKNTPLTRAIAPVLFAFAACSISTLSTAAESKKEPWQLAEETEVWEPVPPVVSAPANGVPSDAVVLFDGKDLSKWESVNGGAAAWNLAQGAVTVAAGKGDIRTKESFCDVQLHIEWKTPTEIKGADGKLLEGQGRSNSGVFFQERYEIQVLDSYNNKTYPNGQAASVYKQTIPLANATRAPGEWQTYDIIFTSPKFDGDKLSKPGYVTVLHNGVLVQNHVEIQGATEWIGKPVYKAHGCAPIRLQDHSNPVSFRNIWLRKL; via the coding sequence ATGAAAAACACACCACTAACACGCGCTATTGCACCTGTTTTATTCGCTTTTGCCGCCTGCTCTATCAGCACCCTGAGCACTGCTGCCGAAAGCAAAAAAGAGCCATGGCAGCTCGCTGAAGAAACCGAGGTCTGGGAGCCGGTACCACCGGTGGTATCCGCCCCAGCTAACGGTGTTCCCTCCGACGCCGTTGTATTGTTTGACGGCAAAGATTTAAGCAAATGGGAATCGGTTAACGGCGGCGCTGCTGCCTGGAATCTGGCCCAAGGCGCAGTAACCGTTGCAGCGGGCAAGGGCGATATTCGCACCAAAGAATCCTTCTGCGATGTGCAACTGCATATTGAGTGGAAAACCCCCACCGAGATCAAAGGTGCCGATGGCAAGTTGCTGGAAGGCCAAGGCCGCAGCAACAGCGGTGTGTTCTTCCAGGAACGCTACGAAATTCAGGTGTTAGATTCCTACAACAACAAAACCTACCCTAACGGTCAGGCGGCATCGGTTTACAAACAAACCATCCCATTGGCTAACGCCACCCGTGCACCGGGCGAATGGCAGACTTATGACATTATCTTCACCTCGCCCAAGTTTGACGGCGACAAGCTCAGCAAACCCGGTTATGTGACTGTGCTGCACAACGGCGTATTGGTGCAGAACCACGTTGAAATCCAAGGTGCTACCGAGTGGATTGGCAAGCCGGTTTACAAAGCCCACGGCTGCGCCCCGATCCGCCTGCAGGATCACAGCAACCCGGTGAGCTTCCGCAATATTTGGCTGCGCAAACTCTAA
- a CDS encoding murein L,D-transpeptidase catalytic domain family protein — translation MLYSLLKALFVSACLTFLCSSGTFAAQDRPLTLPKHTANNPFTHPAFGKDQSFLNLLDRLTRAAPGANPQVINMALTALDCALKNGMEPARNLTMIDYSLVSTQKRLWVFDLVSGKLLFHELVAHGKNTGEHVARHFSNTYGSLQTSLGLFRTKETYMGANGYSLRMEGLEEGFNDKAMERAIVFHGAPYVDLKLAKKLGHLGRSYGCPAVRNGIARKVIDTIKGDQFLFSYYPDKHWLASSKFLNCNRREQLAQQNLR, via the coding sequence ATGTTGTATTCACTATTGAAGGCCTTGTTTGTCTCGGCCTGTTTAACATTTTTGTGCTCTTCCGGCACCTTCGCCGCTCAGGATCGCCCCCTTACACTCCCCAAGCACACAGCTAACAACCCCTTTACGCACCCGGCTTTCGGCAAGGATCAATCCTTTCTGAACTTGCTGGATCGCCTCACCCGCGCGGCGCCGGGAGCCAATCCGCAAGTGATCAACATGGCGCTCACCGCGCTCGATTGCGCCCTGAAAAACGGCATGGAACCGGCGCGCAACCTGACCATGATCGACTATTCACTGGTCTCCACCCAAAAACGCCTGTGGGTATTTGATTTGGTGAGCGGCAAGCTGTTGTTCCACGAATTGGTCGCCCACGGCAAAAATACCGGTGAACACGTTGCCCGCCACTTTTCCAATACCTATGGCAGCCTGCAAACCAGCCTTGGCCTGTTCCGCACCAAGGAAACCTACATGGGCGCCAATGGATATTCCCTGCGCATGGAAGGTCTGGAAGAAGGGTTCAACGACAAAGCCATGGAGCGCGCCATTGTATTCCACGGTGCTCCCTATGTGGACTTAAAACTGGCTAAAAAACTCGGCCACCTAGGGCGCAGTTATGGCTGCCCGGCAGTGCGTAATGGCATCGCCCGTAAAGTAATAGACACCATTAAAGGCGACCAATTCCTGTTTTCCTACTATCCTGATAAACACTGGCTGGCGTCGTCCAAGTTTTTGAACTGCAACCGTCGCGAGCAGTTGGCCCAGCAAAACCTGCGTTAA
- a CDS encoding murein L,D-transpeptidase, with protein MRLLLLTLGLILSLELPAQAARDSGTNLRGAANTLLVAELEARVQALQAPAGDPSSLPTVSPVAQAVSSFYQQRGFQPAWSDLNRLQELISALEGLHADGLDPEDYSISFLRQMHSLLKTGQRPIASELVEWELLATNAYLRALYHLFNGKVDPAGLDPQWNFELHELSPAVVAGLMSEGVDSRRIEDVFAQTRPQHPVYTSLQAGLSRYRELAAQGGWFSLPAGSTLKPCMIDPQVALLRDRLRVTGEYQHPGDEEQVQAVAACLAANAKVAQTKSTSSAGASEANNYAALDPAITGELGAQLAESDSSEGSTQPNPSSDSSASSSAAAVNNDEVFDEYLVAAVKQFQRDQYLEDDGAIGPATRAALNISAQARVDQIRVNLDRARWLLHNIPDELLLVDIAGFKITYFKGGKELWKSRVQVGMSYRTTPVFKSEVNYITLNPTWTVPPTILRKDILPKLRKDLSYLREHKIRVLDSNGQQLDPATIDWYRPGNVTLRQDAGDDAALGKAVIRFPNPYAVYLHDTPHQRLFNKSQRAFSSGCIRVERALELVELLLEETPNWDGAAINKTLATGKTRNVTLAKRVPIMLAYWTVDAVSDTKVAFKPDIYARDGAVLAALNRRVSQPVINLLEPAGDL; from the coding sequence ATGCGGTTGTTGTTGCTAACCTTGGGCTTAATACTAAGCCTTGAATTACCCGCGCAAGCGGCCAGGGATTCTGGTACGAATTTGCGTGGTGCGGCTAACACCTTGTTAGTTGCGGAGTTGGAGGCCCGGGTGCAGGCATTGCAGGCACCAGCAGGTGACCCTTCCTCTTTGCCTACGGTCAGCCCTGTGGCGCAGGCGGTAAGCAGCTTTTATCAGCAGCGTGGCTTTCAACCGGCTTGGTCTGATCTGAACCGTCTACAGGAGTTGATCTCAGCGCTGGAGGGGCTGCACGCCGATGGCCTCGACCCCGAGGATTACTCCATCAGCTTTCTGCGCCAAATGCACAGCTTGTTAAAAACCGGTCAGCGGCCAATCGCCAGTGAGTTGGTGGAGTGGGAACTGCTGGCTACTAATGCTTATTTACGCGCGCTCTATCATTTATTTAACGGCAAGGTCGATCCCGCCGGCCTGGACCCCCAGTGGAATTTCGAGCTGCACGAATTATCGCCTGCCGTGGTGGCGGGGTTGATGAGTGAGGGCGTTGACTCTCGCCGGATAGAGGATGTGTTTGCCCAAACGCGCCCCCAACACCCCGTCTATACCAGCTTGCAGGCCGGATTGAGCCGCTACCGCGAGCTTGCCGCTCAGGGGGGATGGTTCTCACTGCCCGCGGGCTCCACGCTAAAACCCTGCATGATCGACCCTCAAGTTGCGCTCTTGCGTGATCGCCTGCGTGTAACCGGTGAGTATCAACACCCGGGCGATGAAGAGCAGGTGCAGGCAGTGGCGGCGTGCCTTGCTGCGAATGCCAAGGTGGCACAAACCAAGAGCACTAGCTCGGCAGGTGCAAGCGAGGCGAACAACTACGCAGCACTGGATCCTGCCATCACTGGCGAGCTGGGTGCCCAGCTTGCAGAGTCGGATAGCAGCGAAGGCAGCACACAGCCGAACCCATCAAGTGACAGTTCTGCCAGTAGTAGCGCGGCGGCAGTTAATAATGATGAGGTCTTTGATGAATACCTGGTGGCGGCGGTCAAACAATTCCAGCGCGATCAATATCTGGAGGACGATGGTGCCATAGGCCCGGCGACTCGGGCGGCGCTGAATATTTCTGCTCAGGCGCGGGTGGATCAAATCCGGGTCAATCTGGATCGCGCGCGTTGGTTGCTGCACAACATTCCCGACGAGCTGTTGTTGGTGGATATCGCCGGTTTCAAAATTACCTATTTCAAGGGTGGCAAAGAGCTGTGGAAGTCCCGGGTGCAGGTGGGCATGTCCTACCGCACTACGCCGGTGTTCAAGTCCGAGGTCAACTACATCACCCTCAACCCCACCTGGACAGTGCCACCTACCATTTTGCGCAAGGATATATTGCCCAAGCTGCGCAAGGACTTAAGTTACCTGCGCGAGCATAAGATCCGCGTGCTTGATAGCAACGGCCAGCAATTGGACCCGGCGACCATCGACTGGTATCGCCCCGGCAATGTCACCCTGCGCCAGGATGCGGGCGACGATGCGGCGTTGGGCAAGGCGGTGATTCGTTTCCCCAACCCTTACGCGGTGTACCTGCACGACACGCCGCACCAGCGCCTGTTTAATAAAAGCCAGCGCGCGTTTAGCTCGGGCTGTATCCGTGTGGAGCGCGCATTGGAATTGGTGGAGTTGCTGCTGGAGGAAACCCCCAATTGGGACGGTGCGGCCATCAACAAAACCCTGGCGACCGGCAAAACCCGCAATGTGACGCTCGCCAAGCGGGTGCCCATCATGCTTGCTTATTGGACGGTGGATGCCGTGAGCGATACCAAAGTGGCATTTAAGCCAGATATTTACGCCCGCGATGGCGCGGTGCTCGCGGCGTTGAATCGGCGCGTGAGCCAGCCGGTTATCAACCTGCTCGAACCTGCGGGCGATCTTTAA
- a CDS encoding flavin reductase family protein, with protein sequence MLFDTTQLNPQEIYRLLVGGVTPRPIAWISTLSKIGVANIAPYSFFNVASCNPPILWYSQVNPREGGDKDTLVNLLDTKECVVHIVNAQLLEKMNQTCASLPAEQSEFDFAQLEQCTSHSVKPPSVRGTLVRYECTLREVVRFSSLPMGGSAALLDVKTIFVDDAVWLDGFINQAQLNSVGKMGKDFYSLTNDLVELSRP encoded by the coding sequence ATGTTGTTCGATACGACCCAGCTAAACCCGCAAGAAATTTATCGTCTGCTCGTAGGTGGTGTCACGCCGCGCCCAATTGCGTGGATCAGTACCCTGTCAAAAATTGGCGTGGCCAATATAGCGCCATATTCCTTTTTCAATGTGGCCAGCTGCAACCCGCCAATCCTCTGGTACTCCCAAGTCAATCCGCGCGAGGGTGGCGATAAAGATACGCTGGTCAATTTGCTCGATACCAAAGAATGCGTGGTACATATTGTTAACGCACAATTACTGGAAAAAATGAACCAGACCTGCGCCTCACTTCCCGCTGAACAAAGCGAATTCGATTTCGCCCAACTTGAGCAATGCACAAGTCACAGTGTTAAACCTCCCTCGGTACGCGGCACCTTAGTCCGCTACGAATGCACACTGCGCGAAGTAGTGCGTTTCAGCAGCCTCCCCATGGGCGGCAGCGCCGCGTTGTTGGATGTAAAAACTATTTTTGTGGATGATGCTGTTTGGCTGGATGGTTTTATCAATCAAGCACAATTAAATAGTGTGGGAAAAATGGGGAAGGATTTTTATAGTCTTACTAACGATTTGGTTGAATTGTCACGACCTTAA
- a CDS encoding class I SAM-dependent methyltransferase, protein MTAIYNQIGNGYDTTRCADPEILSAMARLLSVRKDGLYIDIGCGTGNYTVELARLGGEWCAFDQSELMITQAKAKSSLVQWSIFDVEQTSYSSNAFHAALCSLAIHHFADLGRAFAEVARLLQPSGKFVIFTSLPEQMNRYWLNHYFPNMLARSVEQMPLLDNIQCALHVAKLRVVEIERFSVSPTIKDLFLYSGKYQPEIYLSQSVRSGISSFRNLCSDAELQSGLLKLKADIETGKIESILNNYANDLGDYCFIVAEKMDNWFEGKT, encoded by the coding sequence ATGACTGCGATATACAACCAAATTGGAAATGGATATGACACAACAAGATGTGCTGATCCTGAAATTTTAAGTGCTATGGCGCGTCTGCTATCAGTGAGGAAAGATGGTTTATATATTGATATAGGTTGCGGCACGGGAAACTATACGGTTGAGCTTGCGCGCCTTGGTGGAGAGTGGTGTGCGTTTGATCAATCGGAGTTGATGATTACACAGGCGAAAGCTAAAAGTTCACTCGTTCAGTGGAGCATTTTTGATGTTGAACAAACATCCTATAGCTCAAATGCTTTTCATGCGGCTCTGTGCTCATTGGCGATTCACCATTTTGCTGATTTAGGGCGAGCTTTTGCCGAGGTGGCAAGGCTGCTGCAGCCTTCTGGCAAGTTTGTTATTTTTACCTCTTTGCCAGAGCAAATGAACCGTTACTGGTTAAATCATTATTTTCCTAACATGCTTGCTCGTTCTGTTGAGCAAATGCCGTTGTTGGATAATATTCAGTGTGCGCTACATGTGGCGAAGCTTAGAGTAGTTGAGATTGAGAGATTTTCAGTGTCACCTACAATTAAGGATCTTTTTCTCTACAGCGGAAAATATCAGCCTGAGATCTATTTATCCCAATCTGTCAGGTCTGGAATTTCCTCATTCCGTAACTTATGTTCGGATGCAGAGCTGCAATCGGGGTTGTTGAAATTAAAAGCAGATATTGAAACTGGTAAGATTGAATCTATTCTTAACAATTATGCAAATGATTTAGGAGATTACTGTTTTATCGTTGCAGAAAAAATGGATAACTGGTTTGAAGGAAAAACTTAA
- a CDS encoding GFA family protein — protein MIKRVGNTDIQPKHKATCHCGAVELEIDLPDGIVDPRRCDCSICRRKGAVVASALLSGIRVVKGEALLRLYQFNTHQAKHYFCSVCGIYTHHQRRSNPELYGYNVGCLEGVNPFLIPNVPVNDGVNHPADRQ, from the coding sequence ATGATCAAGCGTGTGGGTAATACTGATATCCAGCCAAAACACAAAGCCACTTGTCATTGTGGGGCAGTGGAGTTGGAGATTGATTTGCCAGATGGCATTGTTGATCCGCGTCGGTGTGATTGTTCTATCTGCCGCAGAAAAGGGGCTGTAGTTGCGTCTGCATTGTTGTCAGGAATTCGGGTGGTAAAAGGGGAGGCGCTGCTTCGGCTTTATCAATTTAATACGCATCAAGCAAAACATTATTTTTGTTCGGTATGTGGTATTTACACCCACCACCAGCGCCGCTCCAATCCAGAACTTTATGGTTACAACGTGGGATGTCTGGAGGGGGTGAATCCTTTTCTTATTCCCAATGTGCCAGTGAATGATGGCGTTAATCATCCGGCTGATCGACAGTAA